A region from the Nostoc sp. HK-01 genome encodes:
- a CDS encoding UBA/THIF-type NAD/FAD binding protein, whose translation MSIFFHEQLYRSNAVMTKLKNYPVTICGAGVLGANIAENLARSGFDKLTVIDRDRIEERNLSTQPYYRADVGAFKAKILANNLYRAVGTKVDAKTKELTSENTNQLLKDNQLIVDVFDNSVSRQAVKDYADQFSIPCIHAGLAADYAEIIWNDVYRVPSDVNDDVCDYPLARNLVMLTVAVTCEAIVSFIATAQQRNFTITLKDLTVQSLCL comes from the coding sequence ATGAGCATATTTTTTCACGAACAGCTTTATCGCAGCAATGCTGTGATGACAAAGTTGAAGAATTATCCTGTAACAATTTGTGGCGCAGGTGTATTAGGTGCTAACATTGCTGAGAACTTGGCGCGGTCTGGTTTTGATAAACTGACAGTGATTGATCGCGATCGCATTGAGGAACGTAACCTTTCGACTCAGCCTTACTACCGTGCTGATGTCGGTGCATTCAAAGCGAAAATTTTGGCTAATAATTTATACCGTGCAGTTGGTACTAAAGTTGATGCCAAAACTAAAGAATTGACATCAGAAAATACCAATCAATTACTCAAAGATAATCAGCTAATTGTTGATGTTTTTGACAACAGTGTGTCACGTCAAGCGGTGAAAGATTACGCTGATCAATTTAGCATTCCTTGTATTCACGCTGGGTTAGCTGCTGATTATGCAGAAATTATTTGGAATGACGTTTATCGCGTTCCTTCTGATGTGAATGATGATGTCTGCGATTATCCACTGGCGCGGAATTTGGTGATGTTAACTGTAGCTGTGACTTGTGAGGCGATCGTTTCATTCATTGCTACAGCACAACAGCGTAATTTCACAATTACCCTGAAAGATTTAACTGTTCAATCGCTATGTTTGTGA
- a CDS encoding transporter produces the protein MSIANTFIKRPVLTTVCSLLILILGGVCIPLLPLNYLPDIAPIRVQVSANYTGADVSTVESAVTTTIERQLNGVEGMQYMTSNSSAGSSQISVYFGSETDKNIDQVNVQNRIARATPRLPSSVQQLGVTAQTASTSILLVYTFYAENNEYDPLFISNYIDLNLRDQLLRTPGVGDLTIFGEKRYAMRLWLDPNALASRQLTVADVATALRSQNILAGAGTLGQAPIPSGQSYEIPLRVNGQFKDATEFGNLVIKAGSNGNLIKLRDVGRAELGSETYASNARNNGKPAIGLAIYQSPGSNALDVAKNIEAQMDELIKDFPPGLKTQIVYDTVGFVQASLEEVIKTLVEAIALVVLVIFLFLQDWRATIIPIVAIPVSLIGALAFAYIFKFSLNNLTLFGLILATGLVVDDAIIVVEAIASKIEQGVRPLQASFEAMEELTGAVVSTSLVLMAVFIPVAFFPGSTGKMYQQFALVIAFSIAISTFNALSFSPSMAAILLRPPQPKRGPVGWFFNKFNQILQWIIQKFIAIVNFLIRLRYAVVALFVVGLAATYFMFTQVPTGFVPNEDQGIVLGIIQAPDGVSLGYTDEVITKLEQILEKEPEIDNVFATSGFGFAGSGSNRGVFFAKLKPWEERTQPNQSATAILGRINGAFQSIPEAIITAVSPPPIQGFSTLGGFELQLEDRTNGRLTIDDFFANAQAVIAQANQQPALAGGVFTQFTASTPQFQINFDRDRLEALNVDFQQAVNTLSSAVGSQYVNDFTLGQQSYRVYVQADGDYRQSPDDIRQLYVRSANNQMVRLSEVATLTPITGPAVISHYNGFRAISLQGREASGYSSGQAIQAMQQAVNTAAIPGIGSDWIGTAREELSAGSLGILIFGFGIVMVFLTLSAQYESYIDPAIILLTVPLALLGALSALALRGLVNDVYANVALVMLIGLASKNAILIVEFANQAFKQGMTIQKAALTAAQERFRPIVMTSSASLLGFFPLVVASGAGSASRWSLGTALFGGLLVSTILSLLIVPVLYIIIKNLEERFLKRKPSHRSGSPDSERQATANTQPKSVVTVTQNPDDHQSHDSTH, from the coding sequence AGATATTGCCCCCATCCGCGTTCAAGTTTCAGCTAACTATACTGGGGCGGATGTTTCGACTGTGGAAAGTGCTGTTACAACCACAATTGAGCGTCAACTGAACGGGGTCGAGGGGATGCAGTACATGACCTCGAATAGTTCCGCAGGTAGTAGCCAAATCTCTGTATATTTTGGTTCGGAAACTGATAAAAATATTGACCAAGTAAACGTCCAGAATCGAATTGCTCGTGCTACACCCCGCTTACCAAGCAGTGTGCAACAACTGGGTGTGACAGCGCAGACAGCTTCTACAAGTATTTTGTTAGTGTATACATTTTATGCGGAAAATAATGAGTATGATCCGCTATTTATTAGTAATTATATTGACCTGAATTTACGCGATCAACTGCTACGAACCCCAGGAGTTGGCGATTTAACAATTTTTGGTGAAAAACGTTATGCGATGCGGCTGTGGCTCGATCCTAATGCCTTGGCAAGTCGACAATTAACTGTCGCAGATGTAGCGACAGCATTGCGATCGCAAAACATTCTCGCCGGTGCCGGAACTTTAGGTCAAGCACCGATACCTTCTGGTCAAAGTTATGAAATTCCGCTACGAGTGAATGGTCAGTTTAAAGATGCTACGGAGTTTGGCAATCTGGTGATTAAAGCCGGGAGTAACGGTAACTTAATTAAACTCCGGGATGTTGGTCGGGCGGAACTCGGTTCAGAAACTTACGCCAGCAATGCCAGAAATAATGGTAAACCTGCCATTGGACTGGCAATTTATCAGTCACCAGGAAGTAATGCGCTGGATGTGGCAAAAAACATTGAAGCGCAGATGGATGAATTGATTAAAGATTTTCCACCGGGATTAAAAACTCAGATTGTTTACGATACCGTTGGGTTTGTGCAAGCTTCTTTAGAAGAAGTAATCAAAACCTTAGTCGAAGCGATCGCTTTGGTGGTGTTGGTGATTTTTCTGTTTCTCCAAGACTGGCGAGCTACGATTATTCCCATTGTGGCGATTCCAGTTTCGCTGATTGGGGCATTAGCATTTGCTTACATATTTAAATTTTCCCTCAATAACTTGACCTTATTTGGCTTAATTTTAGCCACGGGATTAGTTGTTGATGATGCGATTATTGTTGTGGAAGCGATCGCCAGCAAAATTGAACAGGGAGTTAGACCGCTACAAGCTTCTTTTGAAGCAATGGAGGAATTGACGGGTGCAGTAGTTTCCACTTCCTTAGTGTTAATGGCGGTGTTTATTCCCGTGGCATTTTTCCCTGGTTCCACTGGGAAAATGTATCAACAGTTCGCCTTAGTAATTGCATTTTCGATTGCCATCTCCACATTTAACGCTCTTTCCTTCAGTCCGAGTATGGCGGCGATTTTACTGCGTCCACCCCAACCTAAACGCGGCCCTGTGGGTTGGTTTTTCAACAAATTTAATCAGATATTGCAATGGATTATTCAAAAGTTTATTGCGATCGTTAATTTTTTAATTCGCTTACGTTATGCGGTTGTGGCATTATTTGTGGTGGGTTTAGCTGCAACCTATTTTATGTTTACTCAAGTGCCAACAGGGTTTGTTCCTAATGAAGACCAAGGCATTGTGTTAGGAATTATTCAAGCTCCTGATGGCGTTTCTCTCGGTTATACAGATGAAGTAATTACAAAACTTGAGCAAATTCTGGAGAAGGAACCAGAGATTGATAACGTATTTGCAACGTCAGGATTTGGCTTTGCGGGTAGTGGTTCTAATCGCGGTGTATTTTTTGCCAAACTTAAACCTTGGGAAGAACGTACTCAACCAAATCAAAGCGCCACGGCAATTTTAGGGCGAATCAATGGCGCATTTCAATCAATCCCCGAAGCCATTATTACCGCAGTTAGTCCACCACCAATTCAAGGTTTTAGTACATTAGGTGGATTTGAGTTACAGCTAGAAGACCGCACCAACGGGCGATTGACAATTGATGACTTTTTCGCCAACGCTCAAGCGGTAATTGCCCAAGCTAATCAACAACCAGCTTTAGCAGGTGGCGTGTTTACGCAGTTTACCGCCAGCACACCCCAGTTTCAAATTAACTTTGATCGCGATCGCCTAGAAGCCCTGAACGTCGATTTTCAGCAAGCTGTCAACACCCTCTCATCTGCCGTTGGTTCTCAATATGTGAATGATTTTACCTTGGGACAGCAGAGTTATCGTGTTTATGTACAAGCAGATGGCGACTATCGACAATCACCAGACGATATTCGGCAATTGTATGTGCGATCGGCAAATAACCAAATGGTGCGATTAAGTGAGGTAGCAACACTCACACCCATTACCGGGCCAGCCGTCATCTCTCATTACAACGGCTTCCGCGCTATCAGCCTTCAAGGTAGAGAAGCGTCGGGTTACAGTAGTGGACAAGCTATCCAAGCAATGCAGCAAGCAGTCAATACAGCCGCCATTCCCGGAATTGGTAGCGACTGGATTGGCACAGCGCGAGAAGAATTATCTGCGGGTAGCTTGGGTATTCTGATTTTTGGTTTCGGAATCGTGATGGTGTTTCTCACCCTTTCGGCTCAGTATGAAAGTTATATTGACCCAGCAATTATTTTGTTGACTGTACCCTTAGCGTTGTTAGGTGCGTTGAGTGCTTTAGCATTACGCGGTTTAGTCAACGATGTCTATGCCAACGTTGCATTAGTCATGTTAATCGGACTTGCCTCAAAAAACGCAATTTTGATTGTCGAATTTGCTAACCAAGCCTTTAAACAAGGGATGACAATTCAAAAAGCAGCTTTAACAGCCGCCCAAGAGCGATTTCGACCAATTGTCATGACATCAAGTGCGTCATTGCTAGGGTTTTTCCCTCTAGTAGTCGCTTCAGGAGCCGGTTCTGCCTCACGCTGGTCGTTGGGAACGGCGTTATTTGGCGGGTTACTCGTTTCTACAATTTTGAGTTTGCTGATAGTACCAGTGCTGTACATCATCATCAAGAATTTGGAAGAACGCTTTTTAAAGCGCAAACCTTCTCATCGTTCTGGGTCTCCTGATTCTGAGAGACAAGCAACAGCAAATACACAACCTAAATCAGTTGTGACTGTAACGCAGAACCCTGATGATCACCAATCTCATGATTCAACCCACTGA